The uncultured Eubacteriales bacterium region CCTGACCCTGGCCGGCGGCGTGCGCGCCGACAGCAAAATCGGCGCGGACGGCTCCGTGACGGCTACCGTTACCGTGCCGGAGACCGCGGGGCGGGCCATGGTGGAGATCCCTGCCGGAAAGGGCAATGTGGTGCTTTTGATCGGGGAGGACGGAACGGAGCGGGTGCTGACGATCTTTACCATTAAGGACGGGCGGCTGAAGTTGCTGCTTGACGCCTCCATGGAGGTCCGCGTCGTCGCCCGCAGCGCAGTCTTCGGCGATACGGTGGGCACGGCGGCGCACGAGGCTGCGGCGCAGCTCGCGGCGCGGGACGTGTTCCTCGGCACCGGCCCCGACACCTTCTCGCCGGACATGGCGGTGAACCGGGCTATGTTGGTCACACTGCTCTACCGGCTGGATGGGAGGCCGAAAGTAGCTTTGCCGGCCTTCACCGACGTTGCGGAAAATGCTTGGTTTGCCGCGGGTGCCGGCTGGGCGCAGGAGCGGGGTGTTACGCTGGGTGTGGGCGGCGGCAGTTTTGCCCCCGACGCCGTCCTGACCTGGGAGCAGCTTGCGGTGATGCTCTACCGTTACGCCGGCTGGGCGCAGGAGCCGGGCGGGAAGACCGAAACCGAGCTTGCCCTTGACTGGTGCGCCGGTGTTGGCGTTGGCTTAGGGCTGGACAATAACGCGCCCGTCAGCCGAGGCGAGCTGGCCGCCATGCTGTATCATTACATCGAGGTTCTGGTTGGATGAACAGACCGGGGGCGGGGCGGAGTAAAAGCCGCCCCGCCCCCGTCCAACCGAGCAGAAATGAGGAAAATTATGAAACGGTCTGAAATTAATACCATCCTGCGGGAGGCGGAGGAGTTCTGCCGCGAGATGAATTTCAACCTTCCGCCCTGGGCTCACTGGGGTGCGGAGGAGTGGGCGGCGGCAGGCCACGAGTACGACGAGATCCGGGAGAATATGCTGGGCTGGGACATCACCGACTATGGACATGGAACATTTGCGGAGATCGGCCTGGCGCTATTCACCATCCGCAACGGGAACCTGAAAAACAGCAAATACAAAAAGCCGTACGCCGAAAAGCTCCTCATCTCCCGGGAAGGGCAGCTATCACCCAACCATTTCCACTGGAGCAAGATGGAGGATATCATCAATCGCGGCGGCGGCAACCTGATGATTCAGGTATGGAACGCGGCGGAGGACGAGTCCCTGGCGGATACCCCAGTCACCGTCCACCTGGACGGGGTGGAGCAGGTGGTCCCCGCCGCCACGGTCCTGCGCCTGACGCCGGGCATGAGCATCACCCTTCCCCAGCGGCAGTACCACGCCTTCTGGGCCGAGCCGGGGCACGGGGACGTCCTGATCGGCGAGGTGTCCATGACCAATGACGACAACGTGGACAACCGTTTCTACGAGACCCAGGGCCGCTTCCCCACCGTAGAAGAGGACGAGGCCCCCTTCCGCCTGCTGTGCAATGAGTACCCTGCCGCGAAGGAGTGAGGACATGAAAAAGCGCTACGACGTCACCGCGCTGGGGGAACTGTTGATCGACTTTACCGAGTGCGGCCTCTCCCCGGCTGGGGTGCGGCTCTTTGAGCAGAATCCCGGCGGCGCGCCCGCCAATGTGCTCTGCGCCGTGACACGCCTGGGCGGCTCCGCCGCCTTCATCGGCAAGGTGGGGGACGATATGCATGGCCGCTTCCTCCGGGAGACCCTGGAGCGGGAGGGGATCGACGTCTCCGGCCTGACGGAGGATCCGGCGGTATTCACCACGCTGGCCTTTGTGGGCTTGAGCGCCGGCGGGGAGCGGAGCTTCAGCTTTGCCCGCAAACCGGGGGCGGACACCTGCCTCCGGCCCGAGGAGGTGTCCGAGGCTTTGCTGCGGGAGAGCGCTATTTTCCACGTGGGGTCACTCTCTCTCACCGACGAGCCCGCCCGCTCCGCCACGCTCACCGCCGTGGGCAGGGCCAGGGAGCTGGGAGCCATCGTCTCTTACGACCCCAACTACCGCGCCTCCCTCTGGCCCGACGTGGAGACGGCGAAGGAGCAAATGCGCGCCCTGGTCCCCCTGACAGACGTGATGAAACTCTCCGACGAGGAGGCCGGGCTGCTCACCGGCTATGAGGACCCCGCGCGGTGCGCCCAGGCGCTGCTCGCTCAGGGTCCCGGCTGTGTGGCGGTGACCCTGGGGAGCGAGGGCGCGCTGGTGGCCACGGGGGAGGGGACGCGCCGCGTCTCGCCCTTCCACGTGACGGCAGCGGACGCCACAGGCGCGGGGGACGCCTTCTGGGGCGCGTTCCTAAGCCGCCTGAGCGCCAACGGCAAACGCCCCAACCAGCTTACCCTCGACGAGGCATACGAATTTGCGCGTTTGGCCAACGCGGCCGCCGCCCTCTGCGTGGAGCGGCGGGGCGCCATCCCGGCCATGCCCACCCTGGCCGAGGTGGAGCGGCGTCTCAACGCCTGAAACAGCAAAAGCAGGGCCCGTAAAATCATATGATTTTACGGGCCCTGCTTTTGTGCTTGAATTCAGACGGTACGCTCCAGGAGTTCACCGATGATGGAGTCGGCAATGGTGTAGACGCGGGAGAAGTCCACGTGGGGGTTATAGAGGGTTTCCAGGTCGTCGTGCATGGACTTGGCCTGGGTAAGGGAGTCCACCGCCTCATCCAGCAGGGCGGAGGCCACCTTGCGGGAGAAACGCAGCCGGGGACGGTTGCGCCGCAGGAGCTCCGCGTCCGCCATGGCGTCCAGCCGGATGCG contains the following coding sequences:
- a CDS encoding conserved hypothetical protein (Evidence 4 : Homologs of previously reported genes of unknown function); the encoded protein is MKRSEINTILREAEEFCREMNFNLPPWAHWGAEEWAAAGHEYDEIRENMLGWDITDYGHGTFAEIGLALFTIRNGNLKNSKYKKPYAEKLLISREGQLSPNHFHWSKMEDIINRGGGNLMIQVWNAAEDESLADTPVTVHLDGVEQVVPAATVLRLTPGMSITLPQRQYHAFWAEPGHGDVLIGEVSMTNDDNVDNRFYETQGRFPTVEEDEAPFRLLCNEYPAAKE
- a CDS encoding putative fructokinase-4 (Evidence 3 : Function proposed based on presence of conserved amino acid motif, structural feature or limited homology), yielding MKKRYDVTALGELLIDFTECGLSPAGVRLFEQNPGGAPANVLCAVTRLGGSAAFIGKVGDDMHGRFLRETLEREGIDVSGLTEDPAVFTTLAFVGLSAGGERSFSFARKPGADTCLRPEEVSEALLRESAIFHVGSLSLTDEPARSATLTAVGRARELGAIVSYDPNYRASLWPDVETAKEQMRALVPLTDVMKLSDEEAGLLTGYEDPARCAQALLAQGPGCVAVTLGSEGALVATGEGTRRVSPFHVTAADATGAGDAFWGAFLSRLSANGKRPNQLTLDEAYEFARLANAAAALCVERRGAIPAMPTLAEVERRLNA